The following are encoded in a window of Qipengyuania soli genomic DNA:
- the lpdA gene encoding dihydrolipoyl dehydrogenase, with translation MAEYDYDVLVIGAGPGGYVAAIRAAQLGLKTACAESRETLGGTCLNVGCIPSKAMLHASEYFDAAANGTMAHMGIEVSPKLNLDAMHGQRRDAVKQLTGGIEFLFKKNKVDWKKGHATFQDAHTVRVGDETVTAKNVIIATGSSVTPLPGVEVDNDKQVVVDSTGALELKAVPKKMVVIGGGVIGLELGSVWRRLGAEVIVVEYLDQLLPGMDGEVRKEAGRIFKKQGMELRLSTKVTGCTAKGKKATLTLEPAAGGEATTLEADCVLVSIGRRPNTSGLGLENIGLELNKRGQIETDHDFRTAVDGVWAIGDVVPGPMLAHKAEDEGIACAENIAGQTGIVNHDVIPGVVYTWPEFAGVGLTQEEAIEKLGDKTKVKVGKFPMMANSRAKTNHEPDGFVKVIADAETDRVLGVWAIASVAGTMIAQAAQAMEFGATSEDIAYTCHAHPTHSEAIKEAAMAVQGKPIHI, from the coding sequence ATGGCTGAATACGACTACGACGTCCTCGTCATCGGCGCCGGTCCCGGCGGTTACGTTGCCGCTATCCGCGCGGCACAGCTGGGCCTCAAGACCGCCTGCGCGGAAAGCCGCGAGACGCTGGGCGGCACCTGCCTCAACGTCGGCTGCATCCCGTCAAAGGCCATGCTGCACGCATCGGAGTATTTCGACGCCGCCGCAAACGGCACGATGGCGCATATGGGCATCGAAGTTTCGCCGAAGCTCAATCTCGACGCCATGCATGGCCAGCGCCGCGATGCGGTGAAGCAGCTAACCGGTGGCATCGAGTTCCTGTTCAAGAAGAACAAGGTCGACTGGAAGAAGGGCCACGCCACCTTCCAGGACGCGCATACGGTCAGGGTCGGCGACGAGACGGTCACCGCGAAGAACGTGATCATCGCCACCGGCTCCTCAGTCACGCCCCTGCCCGGTGTCGAGGTCGACAACGACAAGCAGGTGGTGGTCGATTCCACCGGCGCGCTCGAACTCAAGGCCGTGCCGAAGAAGATGGTCGTCATTGGTGGCGGCGTGATCGGGCTGGAACTCGGGTCGGTCTGGCGTCGTCTCGGGGCAGAGGTGATCGTGGTCGAATATCTCGACCAACTGCTCCCCGGCATGGACGGCGAAGTCCGCAAGGAAGCGGGCAGGATCTTCAAGAAGCAGGGCATGGAACTGCGCCTGTCGACCAAGGTCACCGGCTGCACCGCCAAGGGCAAGAAGGCGACGCTGACGCTCGAACCCGCCGCTGGCGGCGAGGCAACGACGCTGGAAGCAGACTGTGTGCTCGTATCCATCGGTCGTCGGCCGAACACCTCGGGCCTCGGCCTGGAAAACATCGGCCTCGAGCTCAACAAGCGCGGCCAGATCGAGACCGATCACGACTTCCGCACCGCGGTCGACGGCGTGTGGGCCATCGGCGACGTTGTCCCCGGCCCGATGCTCGCGCACAAGGCCGAGGACGAAGGCATCGCATGTGCCGAGAACATCGCCGGACAGACCGGCATCGTGAACCACGATGTCATCCCCGGCGTCGTCTACACCTGGCCCGAGTTTGCCGGTGTCGGCCTGACGCAGGAAGAGGCGATCGAGAAGCTGGGCGACAAGACGAAGGTCAAGGTCGGCAAGTTCCCGATGATGGCCAACAGCCGCGCCAAGACCAACCATGAGCCGGACGGTTTCGTGAAGGTCATCGCCGATGCCGAGACGGACCGCGTGCTCGGCGTCTGGGCCATCGCATCGGTCGCCGGCACGATGATCGCCCAGGCCGCGCAGGCCATGGAATTCGGTGCCACCAGCGAGGACATCGCCTACACCTGCCACGCTCACCCGACGCACTCAGAGGCGATCAAGGAAGCGGCGATGGCGGTCCAGGGCAAGCCCATCCACATCTGA
- the odhB gene encoding 2-oxoglutarate dehydrogenase complex dihydrolipoyllysine-residue succinyltransferase: MATEVKVPTLGESVTEATIGELLKKVGDTVKVDEPIVSLETDKVAVEAPSPVAGTITEIKVAVGDTVEVGAVIAVVSDGVAAGETTAIEPREAPAPSPAPAPAPAPAQAKEAASDSAQTLSPAVRRAVLEHGVDPSTIKGTGKDGRLTKEDVVAAAQAKSSAPATAPADSAGPAAVAAATGERREERVKMTRMRQTIAKRLKSAQETAALLTTFNDVDMSEVMAARERYKDLFAKKHDIKLGFMSFFAKAACLALKDIPGVNAQIDGDEIVYHDYVDISVAVSAPNGLVVPVVRDADSKSFAQIEKDIADFGKRAKEGTLTMEDMKGGTFTISNGGVFGGLMSTPIINPPQSAVLGLHRIEDRPVVRNGEIVIRPMMYIALSYDHRLIDGREAVTALKIIKEAIEDPTRMLIDL, from the coding sequence ATGGCCACCGAAGTCAAAGTCCCCACGCTGGGTGAATCGGTCACCGAAGCGACCATCGGCGAACTTCTCAAGAAGGTCGGCGACACGGTGAAGGTGGACGAGCCCATCGTCAGCCTTGAGACCGACAAGGTTGCGGTCGAAGCGCCCTCGCCCGTCGCGGGCACGATCACCGAGATCAAGGTTGCCGTCGGCGACACGGTCGAGGTCGGCGCGGTCATCGCCGTCGTGAGCGACGGCGTGGCGGCAGGCGAGACCACCGCAATCGAACCGCGCGAGGCCCCGGCCCCGTCGCCTGCCCCCGCCCCCGCCCCCGCGCCTGCACAGGCGAAGGAAGCCGCTTCCGACAGCGCCCAGACGCTGTCGCCTGCCGTTCGCCGCGCAGTGCTCGAACACGGCGTCGATCCCTCGACGATCAAGGGTACCGGCAAGGACGGTCGCCTGACCAAGGAAGACGTCGTCGCCGCTGCTCAGGCCAAGTCGAGCGCACCTGCGACCGCTCCGGCCGACTCCGCCGGTCCGGCCGCGGTTGCCGCCGCCACCGGCGAGCGTCGCGAGGAACGCGTCAAGATGACGCGCATGCGCCAGACCATCGCCAAGCGCCTCAAGAGCGCGCAGGAAACCGCCGCGCTGCTGACCACCTTCAACGACGTCGACATGTCGGAAGTGATGGCCGCGCGCGAACGGTACAAGGACCTGTTTGCCAAGAAGCACGACATCAAGCTGGGCTTCATGAGCTTCTTCGCCAAGGCTGCCTGCCTGGCGCTGAAGGACATCCCGGGCGTCAACGCGCAGATTGACGGCGACGAGATCGTCTACCACGATTACGTCGACATCTCGGTCGCGGTCTCGGCCCCCAACGGCCTCGTCGTGCCAGTTGTACGCGATGCCGACAGCAAGTCGTTCGCACAGATTGAGAAGGACATTGCCGACTTCGGCAAGCGCGCCAAGGAAGGCACGCTCACCATGGAAGACATGAAGGGCGGCACCTTCACCATCTCCAACGGCGGCGTGTTCGGCGGCCTGATGTCGACCCCGATCATCAATCCGCCGCAGAGCGCCGTCCTCGGCCTCCACCGCATCGAAGACCGCCCGGTCGTGCGCAACGGCGAGATCGTGATCCGCCCGATGATGTACATCGCGCTGTCCTACGACCACCGCCTGATCGACGGCCGCGAGGCGGTCACCGCACTCAAGATCATCAAGGAAGCGATCGAAGATCCCACGCGGATGCTGATCGACCTCTGA